The region GCCGGAAGCACCGTCTTGCTCCCCTCCCCCTGATACCCGCCGCCCCAGCCGTTCACATTGAGGACGGGGTGGAGGTTGAGGCGCTCATGGTAGGCCGGACCCGTGGCGAGGGGCCGGGTGACCCCGTAGGTGTCGCGCACACTCCCCCCATCGCCGGGGATACGGGCGACCGCCTCCCGGTCGGCGGGCGACGGCTCCCGCACATCGTCATGGAAGCCGGGGATGGTTACGCGGCCCGTCTCGTCGCGCAAGGCGGCCACCGCACGGGCGAGGCGGTAGAGCGGATTGTCCACCACCGCCCCCAGGCTGCTGTGCAGGTCGGAGTCGGCCACCCGGCAGCGCAGCTCCACGCACATGATCCCCTTGAGACCCAGGTACATCACCGGCCGCCCCTCGGGGTCAATGGAGCCAAACTCCCACCAGCAGCCGTCGGCCCGTAATTCGTCCGCGTGCTCCTCCACGAAGCGTTCCAGGCTGGGGCTGCCGACCTCCTCCTCGCCCTCGATCAGCCAGCGCACCCGCACGGGCAGGCGCCCGCCGTGCCGCTCCCGGACCGCCCGCACCGCCGCCAGCCGCGAGGCGAACTCGCCCTTGTCGTCCGAGGCGCCGCGCCCGTAGAGCCGTCCGTCCCGCTCGGTCAGCGTGAAGGGCGGCGTGTCCCACAGCTCCAGCGGGTCCTCGGGCTGCACATCGTAGTGGTTGTAGATCAGCAGGGTGGCGGGACCCTCGCCCCCCTCCGCGACGAGGATGGGCGCGACCTCGCCGGGGTACTCGCGCACGGTGAACCCCTCGGCCTCCAGCAGCCGGGTCACGAAGGCCGCCGTCTCGGGCAGCATCCGCCCCTGCGCCGAGACGCTCTCGAGGGCCACGAGGTCGCGCAGGTCCGCCAAGC is a window of Deinococcus sp. HSC-46F16 DNA encoding:
- a CDS encoding M20/M25/M40 family metallo-hydrolase, with the protein product MTPSDLTPHIERGLADLRDLVALESVSAQGRMLPETAAFVTRLLEAEGFTVREYPGEVAPILVAEGGEGPATLLIYNHYDVQPEDPLELWDTPPFTLTERDGRLYGRGASDDKGEFASRLAAVRAVRERHGGRLPVRVRWLIEGEEEVGSPSLERFVEEHADELRADGCWWEFGSIDPEGRPVMYLGLKGIMCVELRCRVADSDLHSSLGAVVDNPLYRLARAVAALRDETGRVTIPGFHDDVREPSPADREAVARIPGDGGSVRDTYGVTRPLATGPAYHERLNLHPVLNVNGWGGGYQGEGSKTVLPAEGFVKLDFRLVPDQDPARVLALLRAHLDAQGLSDVEIVELEAHQKPARADAGHPFVRACVEAAREAHGTDPVVNPSSGGSGPMHPFGAFLGVPCVALGIGNVGGRVHAPNENILREHFERGVAFGVALLERLGRG